The following are from one region of the Mycolicibacterium diernhoferi genome:
- a CDS encoding DUF2786 domain-containing protein produces the protein MYDAATCPEHDVDFHAAELLEEFSPWARDLAAAADVAMAGAIRRVWEAGWSPSDIHEFIGRRLDASAADYLAEAIVIESQQYAITTLHPRWRADLAELSAGIDPATRAPQMWAWAGRRALGNRAALTVVLNLLQFLRKLPVLEPLLPLPGAIQHTPVVVGETDTKALGRVRGLLAKAEATEFPEEAEALSAKAQELMSRYSLHHAMHEHRTGRESTAGARRIWIDSPYAGAKATLVQAVATANRCRMVWAEKPGFVTVLGPDPDLEFVELLTTSLLVQANQAMLTAGRLTTGGQARTRSFRQSFLIAYGIRIGERLTAASTAATTEVDHDKLLPVLAARSQATEDLTNRLFPAAVARAVSASNGTGMLAGRCAADLAQLNVRRPIAG, from the coding sequence TTGTACGACGCCGCGACGTGCCCCGAGCATGACGTCGATTTCCACGCCGCCGAACTGCTCGAAGAGTTTTCCCCTTGGGCCCGCGATCTCGCAGCGGCCGCCGACGTCGCCATGGCCGGTGCCATCCGAAGGGTATGGGAGGCGGGTTGGTCACCGAGTGACATCCACGAATTCATTGGTCGCCGGCTCGACGCGTCGGCCGCCGACTATCTGGCCGAGGCCATCGTGATCGAGTCCCAGCAGTACGCCATCACCACTTTGCACCCGCGATGGCGCGCCGACCTCGCCGAGTTGTCCGCCGGGATCGATCCGGCCACCCGGGCGCCGCAGATGTGGGCCTGGGCCGGCCGACGCGCCCTCGGCAACCGCGCGGCTTTGACGGTGGTGCTGAACCTGCTGCAGTTTCTGCGGAAGCTTCCGGTCCTGGAGCCGTTGCTGCCCTTGCCCGGCGCGATTCAACACACCCCTGTCGTGGTGGGTGAGACCGACACGAAGGCGCTCGGCCGAGTGCGCGGACTCCTGGCCAAGGCCGAGGCCACCGAGTTTCCCGAGGAAGCCGAAGCACTTTCGGCCAAAGCGCAAGAACTGATGAGCAGGTACTCCCTGCACCACGCGATGCACGAGCACCGGACCGGTCGCGAATCGACGGCAGGCGCGCGGCGGATCTGGATCGACAGTCCCTACGCCGGCGCCAAGGCGACCCTGGTGCAGGCCGTGGCGACGGCAAACCGGTGCCGCATGGTGTGGGCGGAGAAGCCCGGATTTGTCACGGTCCTCGGCCCCGACCCTGATCTGGAATTCGTTGAGCTGCTGACCACCTCCCTGTTGGTGCAGGCCAACCAGGCGATGCTGACCGCAGGCCGCCTGACCACCGGTGGGCAGGCCCGGACCAGGTCGTTTCGGCAATCGTTTCTCATCGCATACGGCATCCGCATCGGCGAACGCCTCACCGCCGCCAGTACGGCCGCCACCACCGAGGTCGATCACGACAAGCTGCTTCCGGTACTGGCGGCGCGCAGCCAGGCAACCGAGGACCTCACCAACCGCCTGTTCCCGGCGGCGGTTGCCCGTGCTGTGTCGGCGTCCAATGGCACCGGCATGTTGGCCGGGCGCTGCGCTGCCGACCTCGCCCAACTCAATGTGCGACGACCGATTGCGGGATAG